One genomic window of Quercus lobata isolate SW786 chromosome 9, ValleyOak3.0 Primary Assembly, whole genome shotgun sequence includes the following:
- the LOC115959115 gene encoding hyaluronan mediated motility receptor-like isoform X2 has protein sequence MHHYLQKLIGLRSSVGASKEEVERLQKEKTELKEKEEKASKEIKRLQEEIASLSENLKKVKLESEEKDKRVESAESHVAALQKQAADLLLEYDRLLEDNQNLQTQAMGYR, from the coding sequence ATGCATCACTATCTCCAAAAGCTTATTGGATTGAGGAGTAGCGTGGGTGCTTCAAAAGAGGAAGTTGAAAGGCTTCAGAAGGAAAAGACGGaactcaaagaaaaagaagagaaagcttCCAAGGAGATAAAGCGGCTGCAAGAAGAAATAGCTTCTCTATCAGAGAATTTGAAGAAGGTGAAGCTAGAATCTGAAGAGAAAGATAAGAGAGTTGAATCTGCTGAAAGCCATGTTGCTGCCCTTCAAAAACAAGCCGCAGACCTACTTCTTGAATACGACCGTCTATTAGAAGACAACCAAAATCTTCAGACTCAGGCTATGGGATATAGATAG
- the LOC115959115 gene encoding hyaluronan mediated motility receptor-like isoform X1, with protein sequence MGCFFHYSEEGFTLFLGFIIDRMHHYLQKLIGLRSSVGASKEEVERLQKEKTELKEKEEKASKEIKRLQEEIASLSENLKKVKLESEEKDKRVESAESHVAALQKQAADLLLEYDRLLEDNQNLQTQAMGYR encoded by the coding sequence GTTTTACCCTATTTCTTGGATTCATAATTGACCGTATGCATCACTATCTCCAAAAGCTTATTGGATTGAGGAGTAGCGTGGGTGCTTCAAAAGAGGAAGTTGAAAGGCTTCAGAAGGAAAAGACGGaactcaaagaaaaagaagagaaagcttCCAAGGAGATAAAGCGGCTGCAAGAAGAAATAGCTTCTCTATCAGAGAATTTGAAGAAGGTGAAGCTAGAATCTGAAGAGAAAGATAAGAGAGTTGAATCTGCTGAAAGCCATGTTGCTGCCCTTCAAAAACAAGCCGCAGACCTACTTCTTGAATACGACCGTCTATTAGAAGACAACCAAAATCTTCAGACTCAGGCTATGGGATATAGATAG